One genomic window of Punica granatum isolate Tunisia-2019 chromosome 1, ASM765513v2, whole genome shotgun sequence includes the following:
- the LOC116192148 gene encoding peroxidase 2-like, which translates to MASGVLNVLLALLFLTSAATTLSASLRYDYYKKVCPAALPTIKRVIEAAVQNERRTGGSILRLHFHDCFVNGCDASILLDESTPNSERNARPNLRSARGFKVIDQIKEEVDKACGRSVVSCADILAVAARDSVVALGGPWWQVPLGRRDSTRAYLDIANRDIPAPSMDLPQLINTFNKQGLNVKDLVALSGGHTLGFAQCFTFRDRIYNESNIDPKFTDKLRKICPPAAGNGDTNLAGLDSTSARFDTSYFANLLSHKGLLHSDQALFGGVSTDQLVKNYKYNPKLFWAEFAKSMVKMGNIKPLTGKEGVIRSKCSKLN; encoded by the exons ATGGCTTCGGGCGTCTTGAATGTCCTTCTCGCACTTCTTTTCCTCACTTCTGCAGCCACAACCCTCTCCGCTTCACTAAGATACGATTACTACAAAAAAGTTTGCCCTGCAGCCTTGCCTACAATAAAACGTGTAATCGAGGCTGCTGTGCAAAACGAGCGCCGAACGGGAGGCTCCATCCTCCGCTTGCATTTTCACGACTGTTTCGTAAAT GGTTGTGATGCCTCCATTCTCCTCGACGAATCCACCCCCAACAGTGAAagaaatgcccgtcctaatcTGAGATCCGCTAGAGGGTTCAAAGTGATCGACCAAATTAAGGAGGAGGTGGACAAAGCTTGCGGCCGCTCTGTGGTCTCTTGTGCGGACATCTTGGCTGTTGCAGCTCGGGATTCAGTCGTCGCA CTTGGAGGACCATGGTGGCAAGTCCCCCTCGGCAGAAGGGACTCGACGAGGGCGTACTTAGATATAGCCAACAGAGACATTCCTGCGCCGAGCATGGACCTCCCTCAACTGATCAACACCTTCAACAAGCAAGGGCTCAATGTTAAGGACCTCGTTGCTCTCTCTGGTGGGCACACCTTAGGTTTTGCTCAGTGCTTCACCTTCAGGGACAGGATCTACAACGAGTCCAACATCGACCCTAAGTTCACGGATAAGCTCAGGAAAATCTGCCCACCAGCTGCTGGGAACGGGGACACGAACCTTGCCGGGCTGGACTCCACCTCAGCCCGTTTCGACACATCGTACTTCGCTAACCTACTGAGTCACAAGGGGCTCCTGCACTCCGATCAGGCATTGTTTGGCGGTGTCTCGACCGATCAACTAGTGAAGAACTACAAGTACAACCCGAAATTATTCTGGGCAGAGTTTGCCAAGTCAATGGTCAAGATGGGAAATATAAAGCCGCTGACCGGGAAGGAAGGTGTAATTCGCTCGAAATGCAGTAAGCTTAACTAA
- the LOC116194080 gene encoding uncharacterized protein LOC116194080 produces the protein MFTSEKHHRKSSFQLIKQDDKFFSKLLSKELNNTDDSFRVDNDGLSGGSVPFFWESRPGTPKHRFDETSIPPLTPPPSYFLKASCGKKWSPSPAKKLLSSKSNFLRILFLKGRGKKSSSPDMPPRSLPILPDDDEDDATVFPPLSSAARTTSGMKLYGQRRSLARDLHRPCLTRA, from the coding sequence ATGTTCACCAGTGAAAAACATCACCGGAAGTCTTCCTTCCAATTGATCAAGCAAGACGACAAGTTCTTCTCCAAGCTCCTCTCCAAGGAACTTAATAATACCGACGACTCCTTCAGGGTCGACAATGATGGCCTCTCCGGCGGCTCAGTCCCGTTCTTCTGGGAGTCCCGGCCTGGAACCCCAAAGCACCGGTTTGATGAAACTTCCATCCCGCCCCTCACCCCCCCTCCCTCCTACTTCCTCAAGGCGAGCTGCGGTAAGAAATGGTCACCGAGCCCCGCCAAGAAGCTGCTGAGCTCCAAGTCCAACTTCTTGCGAATTCTCTTCCTCAAGGGACGCGGGAAGAAGTCTTCTAGCCCGGATATGCCACCAAGGTCACTGCCGATCCTGCCTGATGACGACGAGGATGATGCAACGGTGTTCCCCCCGCTTTCTAGTGCCGCTCGTACTACTTCAGGAATGAAGCTTTATGGGCAGCGGAGGTCACTAGCCAGGGATCTTCATCGTCCTTGTCTGACTCGAGCATGA
- the LOC116209219 gene encoding WEB family protein At2g38370-like: MAETLALDSAAKMGHENGGSKEGGGAGGLRAEIDTSAPFESVKEAVSRFGGIGFWKPSLQKSPDTEGLEEVDIEKLEEQTSQLEKDLIVKERETLDVLKELESTKQTVEELKVRLQNEASELNAAMESNTVENNHVKPAVEEAEKENHFENPNVVSAPPCKILVELKQAKMNLTRTTTDLADIRASVESFNRKLEREKISLEKTRERLNQNSSKISSLEEELSQTRLKLQIAKDVEAQDGSAASSDLTRELHRLSSESEQFKKVGEAARLEVQRAISEIEQTKTRIKTAEVRLIAAKKMKEAARATEAVALAEIKALSNTESKPMRKPEGVTLTFEEYSALVSKAREAEERSNDRVVNAMLRVDEANMSKMDILKKVEEAAEEVKTSKKELEEALNRVEAANRGKLSVEEALRKWRSEHGRKRRSLHNSTKFKNSGPSHYRRDSHIVDLNVLNQISDGSAPVLKQTLSIGQILSQKLLLAEDFETGKLTIKDPGRRKVSLGQMLGKQNDDCPSIQKPEGGDANHNKQQLPSKRKKFGFARFSLLLAKQSKKKKKKKKPVFNLR, from the exons ATGGCGGAAACCCTAGCCCTCGATTCTGCTGCGAAAATGGGGCATGAGAATGGCGGGTCAAAGGAAGGAGGAGGGGCGGGCGGCTTGAGGGCGGAGATCGACACCTCGGCGCCGTTCGAGTCCGTGAAGGAGGCCGTCAGTCGATTCGGCGGAATCGGTTTCTGGAAACCCTCTCTCCAGAAATCTCCCGACACCGAG GGCTTGGAAGAGGTGGACATAGAGAAACTAGAGGAACAGACCTCTCAGTTGGAGAAAGATCTTATCGTCAAGGAGAGGGAAACGTTGGATGTCCTGAAAGAGCTCGAGTCGACCAAACAAACTGTCGAGGAGCTAAAGGTGAGGTTGCAGAATGAAGCATCTGAGCTTAACGCAGCTATGGAGTCGAATACGGTGGAGAACAATCATGTCAAGCCTGCTGTTGAGGAAGCTGAAAAGGAGAACCATTTCGAGAATCCAAACGTGGTCTCTGCTCCTCCATGCAAAATCCTGGTGGAGCTGAAGCAAGCTAAGATGAACCTTACGAGGACTACCACCGATCTTGCCGATATTAGAGCTTCTGTGGAGTCATTTAACAGGAAGctcgagagagagaaaatctCGCTCGAGAAAACACGTGAGAGGTTGAACCAGAACTCCTCAAAAATATCCTCGCTCGAAGAAGAGCTTAGCCAAACTAGACTTAAGCTGCAAATCGCCAAAGATGTGGAAGCTCAGGATGGGTCAGCTGCATCATCAGATCTTACTAGGGAGCTGCACAGGCTGAGTTCCGAGTCTGAGCAGTTCAAGAAGGTGGGAGAGGCTGCAAGGCTGGAAGTCCAGAGGGCAATCTCTGAGATCGAACAGACTAAGACGAGGATCAAAACAGCCGAGGTCAGGCTTATCGCGGCTAAGAAGATGAAGGAAGCCGCTCGAGCAACTGAAGCTGTTGCGCTTGCAGAAATTAAAGCTCTGTCCAACACCGAGAGTAAGCCCATGCGGAAGCCTGAAGGAGTGACCCTTACGTTTGAAGAGTATTCTGCCCTGGTCAGCAAAGCTCGGGAAGCAGAGGAGCGATCCAACGATAGAGTGGTGAATGCGATGCTTCGAGTTGATGAGGCAAACATGTCAAAGATGGACATATTAAAGAAAGTGGAGGAAGCTGCTGAGGAAGTCAAAACGAGCAAGAAAGAGTTGGAGGAAGCTCTGAATAGAGTTGAGGCTGCTAACAGAGGAAAGCTTTCAGTAGAGGAGGCCCTTCGGAAATGGAGGTCTGAGCATGGCCGTAAAAGGCGGTCCCTGCACAACTCCACCAAGTTCAAGAACTCTGGCCCATCTCACTATAGGAGAGATTCTCATATAGTTGATCTAAATGTGCTGAACCAGATCAGTGATGGGTCCGCCCCGGTTCTGAAGCAGACCCTTTCAATTGGACAAATACTGAGCCAGAAACTGCTTCTTGCTGAAGACTTTGAGACTGGAAAACTGACAATTAAGGACCCTGGGAGGCGCAAGGTGTCGTTGGGTCAAATGCTCGGTAAGCAGAATGACGATTGTCCCTCAATTCAGAAACCAGAGGGGGGGGATGCCAACCACAACAAACAGCAGTTGCCTTCGAAGAGGAAGAAGTTCGGGTTCGCCCGGTTCTCATTGCTGTTGGCAAAGCaaagcaagaagaagaagaagaagaagaagcccgTGTTTAATTTGAGATGA